In Bacillus sp. NP247, one DNA window encodes the following:
- a CDS encoding zinc-finger domain-containing protein, translating into MKKKQLITEVNDLLETYCGGCFLQEHNRKNHSKYYAHSFCIRQCTVGEKLKKYGEQLS; encoded by the coding sequence GTGAAGAAGAAGCAACTCATTACAGAGGTAAATGACTTATTAGAAACGTATTGCGGAGGGTGTTTCCTGCAGGAACATAATCGGAAAAATCATAGTAAATACTATGCCCATTCTTTTTGTATACGGCAATGTACGGTTGGAGAGAAGTTAAAAAAGTATGGGGAGCAATTGTCATAA